In the genome of Meiothermus sp. QL-1, one region contains:
- a CDS encoding LOG family protein, protein MRLVTVFGSSQTKPGTPAFAEAYAWGRLIGQAGFGVATGGYNGAMEAVSQGVKELGGLVVGITAPALFPERDGPNLHVDLELPSASLLTRIERLFDVGVACLALPGGVGTLAEILAAWNLNYLAWRQGRPTKPLGVHAGWLEVIRPGLEVAPEHLALLTPIASLADLEEFLARL, encoded by the coding sequence GTGCGTCTGGTTACGGTTTTCGGCTCTTCCCAGACCAAGCCTGGCACGCCGGCCTTCGCCGAGGCTTATGCTTGGGGGCGGCTCATCGGTCAGGCGGGGTTTGGCGTGGCCACGGGCGGCTACAACGGGGCGATGGAGGCGGTTTCACAGGGGGTCAAGGAGCTGGGAGGGCTGGTGGTGGGCATCACCGCCCCCGCCCTCTTTCCAGAGCGAGATGGGCCCAACCTGCACGTGGACCTGGAGCTGCCCTCGGCCTCGCTGCTAACCCGGATCGAGCGGCTTTTCGACGTGGGGGTGGCCTGCCTGGCCCTGCCAGGGGGGGTGGGTACCCTGGCCGAGATTCTGGCGGCCTGGAACCTGAACTATCTGGCCTGGCGGCAGGGAAGGCCCACCAAGCCCCTGGGGGTGCACGCTGGGTGGCTCGAGGTCATAAGGCCAGGCCTCGAGGTGGCCCCCGAACACCTGGCCCTGCTCACCCCCATTGCTTCGCTGGCCGACCTGGAGGAGTTTCTGGCTCGCCTTTAG
- the dps gene encoding DNA starvation/stationary phase protection protein Dps: MAIQDKTGIALNPTQNDLPAETRAAVTEALAPALAAATDLYWQAKSAHWNVKGPSFIALHKLFDEVAEEVEEWADLLAERIVQLGGTAQGTVQVAAQRSPLPPYPLTIQSGAEHVAALSGALAAFGRLVRSLIDRTDSLGDSATADVCTEIARGCDKLLWFVEAHNQQP, encoded by the coding sequence ATGGCTATCCAAGACAAAACCGGTATCGCCCTCAACCCCACCCAAAACGACCTACCCGCCGAAACCCGGGCCGCCGTGACCGAGGCCCTGGCCCCGGCCCTAGCGGCGGCCACCGACCTGTACTGGCAAGCCAAGTCAGCCCACTGGAATGTCAAGGGCCCCAGCTTCATCGCACTGCACAAGCTCTTCGACGAAGTGGCCGAGGAAGTGGAGGAGTGGGCCGACCTACTGGCCGAGCGCATCGTGCAGCTTGGCGGCACCGCCCAGGGCACGGTACAGGTGGCGGCCCAGCGCTCTCCCCTTCCGCCCTATCCCCTGACCATCCAAAGCGGCGCAGAGCACGTGGCCGCGCTATCCGGCGCCTTGGCGGCCTTTGGCAGGCTGGTGCGTTCGCTTATTGACCGAACGGATTCCCTGGGCGACTCCGCCACCGCAGACGTCTGCACCGAAATTGCCCGGGGCTGCGACAAGCTCCTCTGGTTCGTGGAGGCCCACAACCAGCAACCCTAA